The stretch of DNA ACTCTTTTAGATAAAATACTCTATGTTGCTGATAAAATAAGCAAAGGTAGGGCTTGAAGCGGAATTGAAAAATATAGAAAATTAAGTCTTAATAATTTAGAAGAAGGTTTTGCTGCTATTGTAACTAAATGTGCAGATTATGAAAGCAAGGAAAGAGGCGTTGTTTTTTCCAAAAAACAAAAAGAAATATATAAAAAATGAGGAAAATAAGTTCCTCATTTTTTATATATTTCTTATAATTCTGGCGCTTGTAAATGAATGTTGTTTAAAGTTTGGTCGTTTCCATTATTTGTTTTATTTTTATTTAAATTACGTAGCGCTAAACCACCGGCAACAATTGAAATAATTGATGTTATAAATATACCTAGAATATATAAAATACCAATAACAGTATTTTTTCTATTAAAAGCGCTTACTGCTCCTAAGATATTGATAACAAGAGTAGCAATTCCTAATAAAAATATGATTGTGGATAATCCTATATAACGGGTAACAAGTCGAATTATATATTTTTCATCTACTGAGCTAGAACTATGTGAATAAGAAACGATTTTATTAAATAGTAAAAATAAATAAATAGTTGAAACTAATAATAAAATACTATTTAAAACTATAGCACTAATGTGAATTGATTTTGGAGTCTTTTTCATTTTTTTCCTTCTTAAATCTATATAAATTCTTACAATATAATTTTATAATTAATTTTTAAATTAAGCGTTTTTTTAAACATAAACATGTAGTAATTAACATTTTTTGGTTTTTTTCTAAAATTTAAACAAAAAAATAAAATTAGCACTCTTTTTAACAAAGTGCTAATAATTGTGGTAAAATTAATCTGTAAATTATTAAAAGTACAAAATAGTTTAAAATTAAAAAACTTACCTTATATTTAAAAAGGAGAAATTATGACAAAAGAAATTATTTTAGGAATAGACCTTGGAACAACAAACTCTGTTGTTTCAATTATTGAAAACGGAAATCCAAAAGTATTAGAAAATCCTAATGGAAAAAGAACCACACCTTCAGTTGTTGCATTTAAAAATGGAGAAACAATTGTTGGTGAAAGCGCAAAAAGACAATTAGAAACCAACCCAGATAGTATTGCATCTATTAAAAGATTAATGGGGTCTGCAAGCACCGTAAAAGCTAATCAAAAAGATTACAAACCTGAAGAAATTAGTGCCTTAATTCTTTCATATATGAAAGACTATGCACAAAAGAAAATTGGTAGTACAGTTAAAAAGGCTGTTATTACAGTGCCTGCATATTTTGATAATGCACAACGTGAAGCAACAAAAAATGCTGGAATTATTGCTGGTCTAGATGTTGTTAGAATTATTAACGAGCCGACAGCAGCAGCTTTAGCATTTGGACTTGATAAATCTAAAGATGAAAACCATAAAATATTAGTATTTGACCTAGGTGGCGGTACATTTGACGTTTCTATTTTAGAAATGGAAAACGGAACATTTGAAGTTCTATCTACTTCAGGAGATAACCATTTAGGTGGTGATGACTGAGACCATAAAATTGTAGATTGATTAATAAAAGAAATTAATAGTAAATATGGATACAATCCAAAAAATGACAAAATGGCTATGGCAAGATTAAAAGAAGAAGCTGAGAGAGCAAAAATTTCTTTATCTGAATCATTGGTAGCAAATATTTCATTACCTTTCTTAGCGATGAATGAAAATGGTCCAATTAACGTTGAATTAGAATTAAAAAGATCAGAGTTTGAAGCAATGACATCTGATTTATTAGAAAAAACTAAAAAACCTTTATTAGACGCTTTACAACAAGCAAAATTAAATTGAAACGATATTACAGAAGTTTTACTAGTTGGTGGTTCAACAAGAATGCCAGCTGTTCAAAAAACAGTTTCTGAAATTACTGGTAAGAAACCAAATAATTCGATTAATCCAGATGAAGTTGTCAGTGTTGGGGCTGCTATTCAAGGCGCGGTTCTTGCCGGAGATATCCAAGATGTTTTATTATTAGATGTTACTCCATTAACTTTAGGTATTGTTGTTGAAGGAGATATCGTAGCACCATTAATTCCTAGAAACACAACAATTCCTGTAACAAGAAGCCAAATTTTCTCAACAGCCGCCGATAATCAAACCTCAGTATCAATCGTAGTTACTCAAGGTGAAAGACAAATGGCCCAAGATAACAAGTTTTTAGGAAGATTTGATTTAAGTGGAATTACCCCTGCACCAAGAGGAGTTCCTCAAATTGAAGTAAGTTTTTCTATCGATGTTAATGGTATAACAAAAGTTACAGCAAAAGATAAAAGCACTAACCAAGAACAAAGTATTACAATCCAAAATACATCTTCATTATCAAAAGAAGATGTTGAAAAAATGGTTCAAGAAGCTGAATTAAATAGAGAAGCCGACAAAAAGAAACGTCGTGAAATTGAATTAACTGTAAGAGCTGAACAAGTTATTCATCAAATCGACAAAGCTTCAGAATCTGAAGAAGCTAAAAAAATAAATCCTGAACAACTTTCTGAAGTAACAAAAGTAAAAGAAGAAATTCAAAAATTATTAAATGATAAAGATTTTGATAATTTAGAAAAGAAATTAAATGAATTCGAACAAAAATTAGCACAAGCAATGGAATTTATGAAAAAGCAACAAGGTTCTAGTGCTCCACAAACAGAAGAAAATAATAACGAAACAAATTAATAAAGTAAAAAATGGTTTACTGCGGTAGCC from Mycoplasmopsis arginini encodes:
- the dnaK gene encoding molecular chaperone DnaK, which codes for MTKEIILGIDLGTTNSVVSIIENGNPKVLENPNGKRTTPSVVAFKNGETIVGESAKRQLETNPDSIASIKRLMGSASTVKANQKDYKPEEISALILSYMKDYAQKKIGSTVKKAVITVPAYFDNAQREATKNAGIIAGLDVVRIINEPTAAALAFGLDKSKDENHKILVFDLGGGTFDVSILEMENGTFEVLSTSGDNHLGGDDWDHKIVDWLIKEINSKYGYNPKNDKMAMARLKEEAERAKISLSESLVANISLPFLAMNENGPINVELELKRSEFEAMTSDLLEKTKKPLLDALQQAKLNWNDITEVLLVGGSTRMPAVQKTVSEITGKKPNNSINPDEVVSVGAAIQGAVLAGDIQDVLLLDVTPLTLGIVVEGDIVAPLIPRNTTIPVTRSQIFSTAADNQTSVSIVVTQGERQMAQDNKFLGRFDLSGITPAPRGVPQIEVSFSIDVNGITKVTAKDKSTNQEQSITIQNTSSLSKEDVEKMVQEAELNREADKKKRREIELTVRAEQVIHQIDKASESEEAKKINPEQLSEVTKVKEEIQKLLNDKDFDNLEKKLNEFEQKLAQAMEFMKKQQGSSAPQTEENNNETN